One window from the genome of Eucalyptus grandis isolate ANBG69807.140 chromosome 7, ASM1654582v1, whole genome shotgun sequence encodes:
- the LOC104453519 gene encoding calcium-dependent mitochondrial ATP-magnesium/phosphate carrier protein 3 — protein sequence MEARAKNEKGRRSDGCNPVRKPGPVTMDHVLLASGETKEKRELRIRGMFDSFDTAKVGYLDYAQIETGLSALHIPPEYKYAKDLLNVCDANKDGRVDYQEFKRYMDDKELELYRIFQAIDVEHNGCILPEELYDALLRAGIEIDDEELAHFVERVDKDSNGVITFEEWREFLLLYPHEATMENIYRYLERVCLVDIGEQAVVPEGISKHVHTSRYLIAGAVAGAASRTVTAPLDRLKVILQVQTTRTSLMPTIKSIWKDGGLRGFFRGNGLNVVKVAPESALRFYTYEMLKRVIVTAQGGEEKAEIGPMGRLLAGGVAGAVAQTTVYPMDLVKTRLQTHVSDGGKIPSLGQMTRDIWVQEGPRAFYRGVVPSLIGIIPYAGIDLAAYETFKDLSKKYILQDGEPGPLVQLVCGMTSGALGASCVYPLQVVRTRMQAQRPDTDAAYKGMSDVFRRTFKHEGLRGFYKGIFPNLLKVVPSASITYMVYETMKKRLQLE from the exons ATGGAGGCGCGTGCGAAGAACGAGAAGGGGCGGCGATCGGACGGGTGTAATCCGGTCAGGAAGCCGGGGCCGGTGACGATGGATCACGTGCTGCTGGCGTCGGGCGAGACGAAGGAGAAGAGGGAGCTGAGGATCAGGGGCATGTTCGACTCCTTCGATACGGCAAAGGTCGGTTATTTAGATTATGCGCAGATTGAGACCGGCCTCTCCGCCCTGCACATACCTCCGGAATACAAGTACGCGAAGGATTTGTTGAACGTGTGCGACGCCAACAAAGACGGGCGCGTGGATTACCAGGAATTCAAGCGGTACATGGACGACAAGGAGCTCGAGCTCTACCGCATTTTTCAAGCCATTGATGTCGAGCACAATGGTTGCATTTTGCCTGAGGAGCTATATGATGCTCTCCTTAGGGCAG GCATTGAAAttgatgatgaggagcttgcccATTTTGTTGAGCGTGTGGATAAGGACAGTAATGGAGTCATAACGTTTGAAGAATGGAGAGAGTTTCTTCTGCTTTACCCTCATGAGGCAACTATGGAGAACATTTATCGTTACCTGGAAAGAGTTTGCCTTGTTGATATTGGAGAACAAGCTGTGGTACCAGAGGGCATTAGTAAACATGTCCATACAAGCAGATATCTTATCGCAGGAGCTGTGGCGGGAGCAGCATCTCGTACTGTAACTGCCCCACTTGACCGGTTGAAAGTTATTTTACAAGTGCAAACCACCCGTACTAGTTTGATGCCCACAATAAAGTCTATATGGAAGGATGGTGGTCTTAGGGGATTTTTTCGGGGCAATGGATTAAACGTTGTGAAAGTGGCTCCTGAGAGTGCTTTAAGGTTCTATACTTATGAAATGCTGAAACGTGTTATTGTGACTGCacaaggaggagaagaaaaggctGAAATCGGGCCTATGGGGCGGCTTCTTGCTGGTGGTGTGGCAGGAGCTGTAGCACAGACAACTGTTTATCCCATGGATCTTGTGAAAACTAGATTGCAAACTCACGTTTCTGACGGAGGGAAGATTCCtagtttaggacaaatgacTAGGGATATATGGGTTCAGGAGGGCCCTCGGGCATTTTATAGGGGGGTTGTTCCATCTCTGATTGGGATAATTCCTTATGCTGGCATTGACCTTGCTGCATATGAAACCTTTAAAGATTTGTCCAAGAAGTACATTCTTCAAGATGGTG AGCCTGGCCCTCTAGTGCAGCTGGTCTGTGGGATGACCTCTGGAGCTCTTGGAGCTAGTTGTGTCTACCCTTTGCAAGTTGTAAGGACAAG AATGCAAGCCCAGCGGCCCGATACAGATGCTGCATATAAAGGCATGTCAGATGTATTTAGGAGAACATTTAAACACGAGGGACTTAGGGGATTCTACAAAGGGATCTTCCCTAATTTGCTGAAAGTTGTTCCATCAGCAAGCATTACTTATATGGTTTACGAGACTATGAAAAAAAGACTACAGTTGGAATAG
- the LOC104453518 gene encoding nudix hydrolase 12, mitochondrial, producing the protein MSTMLARIGRDRQRYENNLRLVSGCIPYRFAKGNDSETDNLESRIEVLMISSPNRDDLVFPKGGWEDDETIEEAACREALEEAGVRGKLNEKPLGVWEFRSKSRQDMCSLEGGCKGYMFALEVTEELETWPERENHDRRWLSVKEAFELCRYEWMRRALENFLNTFEENWKQKFEATEELIESPPPTVSDCQIITPNLCIDHPNSAQRHGMTFSWLVPIRAYRCLE; encoded by the exons ATGTCAACAATGCTGGCTCGAATAGGCCGAGACCGACAGCGTTACGAGAACAACTTGCGGCTTGTTTCTGG ATGCATTCCCTACCGCTTCGCAAAAGGAAATGACTCTGAGACAGATAACTTGGAAAGCAGAATTGAAGTCCTTATGATCTCATCACCAAATCGTGATGACCTAGTCTTTCCAAAG GGGGGATGGGAGGATGATGAAACCATTGAAGAAGCTGCATGTCGTGAAGCTTTAGAAGAAGCAGGAGTAAGAGGAAAGCTCAAT GAGAAACCATTGGGGGTTTGGGAATTCCGAAGTAAGAGCAGACAGGACATGTGCAGTCTAGAAGGAGGCTGCAAAGGTTATATGTTTGCGTTGGAGGTCACTGAGGAGCTAGAGACTTGGCCAGAGCGCGAAAATCATGATAGGAGATGG CTATCTGTAAAAGAAGCATTTGAACTCTGCCGCTATGAGTGGATGCGCAGAGCACTGGAGAATTTCCTGAACACGTTTGAAGAAAATTGGAAACAGAAATTTGAGGCGACTGAAGAGTTGATTGAGTCGCCTCCCCCGACCGTCTCGGATTGCCAAATCATCACGCCCAACTTGTGTATAGATCACCCTAATAGCGCCCAACGCCATGGTATGACATTCTCTTGGCTTGTTCCAATAAGGGCTTACCGTTGTCTTGAATGA